Proteins co-encoded in one Salvia splendens isolate huo1 chromosome 4, SspV2, whole genome shotgun sequence genomic window:
- the LOC121797768 gene encoding histone H1-like, with amino-acid sequence MATTANDEKPPEKSATVEKVSAPKEAKKKVPAPRNRNSSHPPYFEMIKDAIVTLKDRTGSSQYAITKFIEDKEKNLPANFRKVLLVQLKKLVANEKLAKVKNSFKLPSARSQKPVPAAAPAKKKLATAAKLKSRAAASKEKVAAAKPRPKPKTAAAKPKTAATKPKTVAAKPKAAVKAKPAAKPKAAVPAKAKAAPKRKAPEITKKPPAKATRTSTRTNPGRKTTPIDAKKKATPVKKAPAKSVKAKTVKSPAKKAAVGKKGKK; translated from the exons ATGGCTACCACAGCTAACGATGAGAAACCTCCGGAGAAATCCGCAACGGTGGAGAAGGTTTCTGCACCGAAAGAGGCGAAGAAGAAGGTTCCTGCCCCGAGGAACCGTAATTCCTCTCACCCTCCTTACTTTGag ATGATTAAAGACGCAATCGTCACCCTCAAGGATAGGACGGGATCAAGCCAATACGCGATCACAAAGTTCATTGAGGATAAGGAGAAGAATTTGCCGGCGAATTTCCGGAAGGTTTTGCTCGTTCAATTGAAGAAGCTCGTGGCGAACGAGAAGCTTGCTAAAGTAAAAAACTCGTTTAAATTGCCCTCTGCGCGGTCTCAGAAGCCTGTTCCGGCTGCTGCGCCCGCTAAGAAGAAGCTGGCGACTGCCGCGAAGCTGAAGTCCAGAGCCGCCGCGTCCAAAGAGAAGGTCGCTGCTGCCAAACCCAGGCCGAAGCCTAAAACTGCTGCAGCGAAGCCTAAAACCGCCGCAACGAAGCCTAAAACTGTTGCAGCGAAGCCGAAAGCGGCTGTGAAGGCTAAACCCGCAGCGAAGCCAAAGGCAGCAGTTCCTGCGAAAGCAAAGGCCGCACCGAAGAGGAAGGCGCCGGAAATTACGAAGAAACCGCCGGCCAAGGCGACGAGAACGTCAACGAGGACGAATCCGGGGCGGAAGACAACGCCAATTGATGCTAAAAAGAAGGCGACGCCGGTGAAGAAAGCTCCGGCCAAGAGCGTGAAGGCGAAGACCGTCAAGTCTCCGGCAAAGAAGGCAGCCGTtgggaagaaagggaaaaagtGA
- the LOC121801557 gene encoding PHD finger protein ING2-like isoform X1 gives MAIARTGVFVDDYLEYSSTLPAELQRLLNTIRELDERSQAMINHTRQQTKYCLGLASQGGPFSTKNEDDELSEKLRKEIEANQDNAFRLCTEKVLLARQAHDLIDSHIKRLDEDLNNFAEDLKQEGKIAPDEPAVLPPLPLVPKGEKRKPPFGTPQSKRLDYKERDWDRERDRDFELMPPPGSLKKDFASPVELDQPIDPNEPTYCVCHQVSFGDMIACDNENCQGGEWFHYACVGLTPETRFKGKWYCPTCRQVPHH, from the exons ATGGCGATTGCCAGAACTGGTGTTTTTGTAGATGACTATTTGGAGT ATTCTAGCACACTGCCGGCGGAGCTTCAGAGGCTTCTCAATACCATTCGAGAACTGGATGAACGTTCACAAG CCATGATAAACCATACAAGGCAGCAAACAAAGTATTGTTTGGGTTTGGCATCTCAAGGAGGTCCATTCTCCACGAAGAACGAGGACGATGAGTTGTCTGAAAAGCTGCGAAAAGAAATTGAAGCAAACCAGGACAATGCCTTTCGCCTCTGCACTGAGAAGGTTCTACTTGCCAGACAAGCGCACGACCTT ATTGATAGTCACATAAAACGTCTTGACGAGGATTTGAATAACTTTGCAGAAGATCTCAAACAAG AAGGAAAAATAGCGCCAGATGAGCCAGCTGTGCTTCCTCCATTACCTTTAGTCCCTAAAGGTGAAAAACGCAAGCCACCATTTGGAACACCTCAATCGAAGAGGCTTGATTACAAGGAGAGAGATTGGGATAGGGAGCGTGACAGAGATTTTGAGCTTATGCCTCCTCCTGGAAGCCTCAAGAAAGACTTTGCTTCACCCGTTGAACTTGATCAACCAATTGATCCAAATGAACCTACTTACTGTGTCTGCCATCAG GTATCTTTTGGAGATATGATTGCATGCGACAATGAAAAC TGCCAAGGAGGTGAATGGTTTCATTATGCATGTGTTGGGCTTACTCCTGAGACTAGATTTAAGGGAAAGTGGTATTGCCCGACGTGCAGACAGGTACCGCACCACTGA
- the LOC121801557 gene encoding PHD finger protein ING2-like isoform X2: MINHTRQQTKYCLGLASQGGPFSTKNEDDELSEKLRKEIEANQDNAFRLCTEKVLLARQAHDLIDSHIKRLDEDLNNFAEDLKQEGKIAPDEPAVLPPLPLVPKGEKRKPPFGTPQSKRLDYKERDWDRERDRDFELMPPPGSLKKDFASPVELDQPIDPNEPTYCVCHQVSFGDMIACDNENCQGGEWFHYACVGLTPETRFKGKWYCPTCRQVPHH; this comes from the exons ATGATAAACCATACAAGGCAGCAAACAAAGTATTGTTTGGGTTTGGCATCTCAAGGAGGTCCATTCTCCACGAAGAACGAGGACGATGAGTTGTCTGAAAAGCTGCGAAAAGAAATTGAAGCAAACCAGGACAATGCCTTTCGCCTCTGCACTGAGAAGGTTCTACTTGCCAGACAAGCGCACGACCTT ATTGATAGTCACATAAAACGTCTTGACGAGGATTTGAATAACTTTGCAGAAGATCTCAAACAAG AAGGAAAAATAGCGCCAGATGAGCCAGCTGTGCTTCCTCCATTACCTTTAGTCCCTAAAGGTGAAAAACGCAAGCCACCATTTGGAACACCTCAATCGAAGAGGCTTGATTACAAGGAGAGAGATTGGGATAGGGAGCGTGACAGAGATTTTGAGCTTATGCCTCCTCCTGGAAGCCTCAAGAAAGACTTTGCTTCACCCGTTGAACTTGATCAACCAATTGATCCAAATGAACCTACTTACTGTGTCTGCCATCAG GTATCTTTTGGAGATATGATTGCATGCGACAATGAAAAC TGCCAAGGAGGTGAATGGTTTCATTATGCATGTGTTGGGCTTACTCCTGAGACTAGATTTAAGGGAAAGTGGTATTGCCCGACGTGCAGACAGGTACCGCACCACTGA